From the genome of Mycobacterium dioxanotrophicus, one region includes:
- a CDS encoding IclR family transcriptional regulator, translating to MAEASTRTVERALALLATICERGSANLADSARDCDLAPSTALRLLRTLEATGFVAKDEAGIYRPGGRMIQLGAAALSSESLTDLAKPVMEKLVAQTGESVYLSVEWHSDLAIYIGIMQGTHSVRHTSWVGRTIPLDISAAGHALRGDVNSDGYVVVERGVEPDVTAIACPVYSEARIVAALSFVIPSYRVTESEASRCGELLVSAAAELSAQLSRSPKPDSEERQS from the coding sequence TTGGCTGAGGCATCCACCCGGACCGTGGAGCGGGCACTGGCCCTGCTCGCCACGATCTGCGAGCGTGGCAGCGCGAATCTTGCTGACAGCGCCAGGGATTGCGATCTCGCGCCGAGCACCGCGCTGCGGTTGTTACGTACGTTGGAGGCCACGGGTTTCGTCGCGAAGGACGAGGCCGGCATCTACCGTCCCGGCGGCCGGATGATCCAACTGGGCGCCGCCGCGCTCAGCAGTGAGTCATTGACCGACCTGGCCAAGCCGGTCATGGAGAAACTCGTCGCACAGACCGGTGAGTCCGTCTACCTGTCGGTCGAATGGCACAGTGACCTCGCCATTTACATCGGCATCATGCAGGGCACTCACTCTGTGCGCCACACCAGTTGGGTGGGCCGGACCATTCCACTGGATATCTCCGCCGCGGGGCATGCGCTCCGCGGTGACGTCAACAGCGACGGGTACGTCGTTGTCGAACGCGGTGTCGAGCCCGACGTGACCGCGATCGCGTGCCCGGTGTACTCCGAAGCACGCATCGTCGCAGCGCTGAGTTTCGTGATCCCGAGTTACCGGGTCACCGAATCCGAGGCGTCCCGGTGCGGCGAGCTGCTGGTCTCGGCTGCGGCGGAGTTGTCCGCCCAGCTGAGCCGTTCCCCCAAGCCAGACTCCGAAGAAAGACAGTCATGA